One region of Quercus lobata isolate SW786 chromosome 2, ValleyOak3.0 Primary Assembly, whole genome shotgun sequence genomic DNA includes:
- the LOC115976246 gene encoding uncharacterized protein At4g15970-like: MRFDLFLEVVKLGYNFAFTEADVMWLRNPFEHFDNVKTITLACGSNPQGGTSTMIDKGLFFMKADEISFEFLKILRFERVLFPNYLDNSICEMVTHKLKGYSVKQLDKTYFGGFCEPSKNVSKVYTMQSTCCDNVKSKVHDLRLVLDDWINFTAQVSTNASTGTSPFTWRAPKKCVG, encoded by the exons ATGAGATTTGACCTTTTCCTTGAAGTGGTTAAACTAGGTTACAATTTCGCTTTCAcg GAAGCAGATGTCATGTGGCTTAGGAATCCATTTGAACATTTCGACAATGTTAAAACAATAACACTTGCATGTGGTTCCAATCCACAAGGGGGTACCAGTACCATGATAGATAAGGGACTCTTCTTCATGAAAGCTGATGAAATATCCTTtgaattcttaaaaattttgcGTTTTGAGAGGGTTCTATTCCCCAACTATCTAGACAATTCGATTTGTGAGATGGTAACTCACAAGCTTAAAGGGTACAGTGTTAAACAACTGGACAAAACTTATTTTGGTGGATTTTGTGAGCCAAGTAAAAATGTGAGCAAGGTTTATACTATGCAATCAACCTGCTGCGACAATGTAAAGAGTAAAGTCCATGACCTCAGGCTTGTTCTTGATGACTGGATCAACTTCACAGCACAAGTGTCAACTAATGCTAGTACGGGGACGTCCCCTTTTACATGGAGAGCTCCGAAGAAATGCgtgggataa
- the LOC115969955 gene encoding uncharacterized protein LOC115969955, whose amino-acid sequence MNFIIWNSRGALKPNFQGHIRNLVQEHNPAISVVMETKLGGDRAKAITNRLPLDGAIHTDTIGFSGGLWLLWDSELVEVQLLAKTEQEIHVEVQVRNFRLTWLFFAIYASPRSEERNILWENLTRVAELHNLPWVMAGDFNEPLIDEDKFGGRGVHINRSLAFKDCLDRCSMADMGFSGPRYTWTNKRDFNNLILERIDRFFMNPDWCVMYPNARVTHLPRCHSDHCPVLLETLSVRTVKLPRPFKFQEFWLSDISFPTIVSKAWNGNRDLAESIDCFSKDATVWNRNHFGNIHQKKRRILARIYGTQKALANNPNSSIHLENQLQKELESILDQERDLWMLKSRLNWMIQGDRNTSFYHVSALARRKRNHIAAVKEQSRMIGSYGSLRKGMLWSILGKVSLPCIPLAKRQSLGSPPA is encoded by the coding sequence ATGAATTTTATTATCTGGAACAGTAGAGGTGCCCTGAAGCCTAATTTTCAGGGTCATATTCGAAATCTAGTCCAGGAGCACAATCCGGCAATTTCTGTGGTTATGGAGACTAAATTGGGAGGGGATAGAGCTAAAGCTATTACAAACAGATTGCCGCTAGACGGAGCCATTCACACAGATACCATCGGATTCTCTGGTGGATTATGGCTTCTTTGGGATTCAGAGTTAGTGGAGGTGCAATTGCTTGCGAAGACCGAGCAGGAAATTCATGTTGAAGTTCAGGTACGAAACTTTAGACTCACCTGGttgttttttgctatttatgctagtcctaggtCTGAGGAAAGAAACATATTGTGGGAAAACCTAACTAGAGTTGCAGAATTACACAACTTGCCATGGGTTATGGCTGGTGACTTTAATGAGCCGTTAATTGATGAGGATAAATTTGGAGGTAGAGGTGTTCACATCAATCGATCTCTGGCTTTTAAGGATTGTCTTGATAGATGCAGTATGGCAGATATGGGATTTTCTGGTCCTAGATATACTTGGACTAACAAAAGAGATTTCaataatttgattttggaaAGGATTGACAGATTTTTTATGAACCCGGATTGGTGTGTTATGTACCCAAATGCTAGAGTTACCCATCTTCCGAGGTGTCACTCTGACCACTGCCCTGTTCTCTTGGAAACTCTTTCAGTCAGAACAGTCAAGCTCCCTAGGcctttcaagtttcaagagTTTTGGCTTTCCGATATCTCCTTTCCCACCATTGTTTCTAAAGCTTGGAATGGGAATAGGGATTTAGCGGAGTCTATTGATTGTTTTTCGAAGGATGCAACAGTGTGGAATAGGAACCATTTTGGAAACATCCATcagaaaaaaaggagaatttTGGCTAGAATTTATGGTACCCAAAAGGCTCTGGCTAACAATCCTAACTCCTCTATTCATCTAGAGAATCAACTCCAAAAAGAACTGGAGTCTATTTTGGACCAGGAGCGAGATCTCTGGATGTTGAAGTCCAGGCTGAACTGGATGATCCAAGGGGATAGAAACACCTCTTTTTACCATGTTTCTGCCCTTGCCCGAAGGAAGAGAAATCACATTGCAGCAGTCAAGGAGCAGTCAAGGATGATAGGGAGTTATGGATCACTAAGGAAAGGGATGTTATGGAGCATTTTAGGCAAGGTTTCCTTACCTTGTATACCACTGGCCAAGAGGCAGTCTCTTGGAAGCCCTCCTGCTTAG